In one Terriglobales bacterium genomic region, the following are encoded:
- a CDS encoding TolC family protein — protein MKQPAMMLVALLAVLILPAIALAENKLTLEEAVTTALEKNPARKATIYEKRAASADIGLAKSALLPQLGFSEGFQRGNDPVFVFGSRLRQQRFSSADFALNRLNTPTPFSNFATRFSGQWRLFDSGVSWLRLRQSKRMDEIAARKLERVDQELVMRVIDAYTGLLLAAKQQQVAEDALKTSQSILDRSRANVQAGMAVESDLLSSQVSYASREQELIRARHAVALAQAQLRHEMGIAPDTQFEVEELLAEKVFPSVPLAELDQMALQNRPDLRGLVAQQAAQSDSVRAAKAAYGPRLNAIADWEADNPRLGGAGGNNWLAGVEIQLDLFDGGAKRARLQREHAVKDRVDALHDAAVSSIRLEVRKAYLDLDAARQQLQVARAAVEQAQESLRIGQNRYEAGLSTITDLLRMQDASVRAQTDYAQAIYRLRTSYANLELATGTLGVSSLVVKQ, from the coding sequence ATGAAGCAGCCGGCAATGATGCTGGTGGCGCTGCTGGCCGTCCTGATTCTGCCGGCGATCGCTCTCGCTGAAAACAAATTGACGCTGGAGGAAGCCGTGACCACGGCGCTGGAGAAAAATCCGGCGCGCAAGGCGACGATCTACGAAAAGCGCGCCGCCTCCGCTGATATCGGTTTGGCGAAGTCCGCCTTGCTGCCGCAACTGGGCTTCAGTGAAGGGTTCCAGCGCGGTAATGACCCGGTATTCGTGTTCGGCAGCCGCCTTCGCCAGCAACGCTTTTCCTCCGCTGATTTCGCACTGAACCGCCTGAACACCCCCACCCCGTTCAGCAACTTTGCCACGCGGTTTTCCGGGCAGTGGCGGTTGTTCGATTCCGGCGTAAGTTGGTTGCGCCTGCGGCAGTCGAAGCGGATGGACGAGATCGCTGCGCGCAAGTTGGAGCGCGTCGACCAGGAGTTGGTCATGCGCGTCATCGACGCGTACACAGGTCTGCTGCTTGCGGCAAAACAACAGCAGGTCGCCGAAGACGCGTTGAAGACTTCACAGTCGATTCTCGATCGCAGCCGCGCCAACGTGCAGGCCGGGATGGCGGTGGAGAGCGATCTGCTCAGCTCACAGGTGAGTTATGCGAGCCGCGAGCAGGAACTCATTCGGGCCCGGCATGCCGTTGCGCTGGCTCAAGCGCAACTGCGCCATGAAATGGGCATTGCGCCGGACACGCAGTTCGAGGTAGAGGAACTTCTCGCGGAGAAGGTATTTCCGTCCGTCCCGCTCGCTGAATTGGACCAAATGGCGTTGCAGAACCGGCCGGATTTGCGAGGCTTGGTCGCGCAGCAAGCGGCGCAGTCCGACAGCGTTCGCGCCGCCAAAGCCGCCTATGGCCCGCGCCTGAATGCAATCGCAGACTGGGAAGCGGATAATCCGCGCTTGGGCGGGGCCGGAGGCAACAACTGGCTGGCCGGCGTGGAGATTCAGCTCGACTTATTCGACGGAGGAGCAAAGCGCGCGCGATTGCAGCGCGAGCACGCCGTCAAAGACCGCGTTGACGCTCTGCACGATGCGGCGGTGAGCAGTATCCGCCTCGAAGTACGAAAGGCATACCTCGACCTGGACGCTGCGCGTCAACAGCTGCAAGTGGCGCGCGCCGCGGTTGAACAAGCACAGGAGAGCCTCCGCATTGGGCAGAACCGTTATGAAGCGGGGCTGAGCACAATCACCGACCTGTTGCGCATGCAGGACGCGTCGGTGCGAGCGCAGACCGATTACGCTCAGGCAATCTACCGCCTGCGCACCAGCTACGCCAACCTCGAGTTGGCGACCGGCACTCTGGGCGTCAGCTCACTCGTGGTGAAGCAATGA
- a CDS encoding efflux RND transporter periplasmic adaptor subunit, which translates to MRETSFVMLLVAAMLLFGCSADKAKPVRAPETVSGLELLDVQRKPLPDYLEAVGTVRALQTSQLSAQIVSAVVSVPAQEGKRVRKGEVLVVLDDAQQRAALERASAAVNAAQQDVVASEADYTLASSTLGRYQNLFDKKSVSPHEMDEVQARAKSAAARREQATAAIAQARAMEAQARAALGYTRIRAAFDGMVTAKQVDPGMLASPGVPLVTIEDTRGFRLEASVDEADLRTAKLGEAVPVAIDALGSELQSKVVQIVPAADPASRSFIVKLELPPDARLRSGVFGRARFPRGRHDAVIVPRAAVIERGQIQGVYVVGKEGQIELRYVTLGRLSGAEVEVLSGLSGGERLIASHGGRELSGKRVAN; encoded by the coding sequence ATGAGAGAAACCAGTTTCGTGATGCTGCTCGTCGCAGCGATGTTGTTATTCGGATGCAGTGCCGACAAGGCTAAGCCTGTGCGCGCGCCGGAAACGGTAAGCGGTCTCGAGCTGCTGGATGTCCAGCGCAAACCGCTACCCGATTATTTGGAAGCGGTCGGTACCGTGCGAGCATTGCAGACCAGCCAATTATCAGCGCAAATCGTCAGCGCCGTGGTCTCGGTCCCTGCACAAGAGGGGAAGCGTGTTCGCAAGGGCGAAGTCTTAGTTGTTCTTGATGACGCGCAACAGCGGGCGGCACTGGAACGGGCGTCCGCGGCGGTCAACGCAGCACAGCAGGACGTTGTCGCCTCCGAGGCGGACTACACGTTGGCCAGCTCGACCCTGGGCCGGTACCAGAATCTGTTCGACAAAAAATCGGTGAGCCCACACGAGATGGACGAGGTGCAGGCGCGCGCCAAGTCGGCCGCGGCACGCCGCGAGCAGGCCACGGCCGCAATCGCGCAAGCCAGGGCCATGGAAGCGCAGGCACGTGCGGCTTTGGGGTATACGCGTATCCGGGCTGCGTTTGACGGCATGGTGACCGCTAAGCAGGTGGATCCGGGCATGCTGGCCTCACCCGGCGTGCCGCTGGTCACAATCGAAGACACGCGAGGTTTCCGCCTGGAAGCTTCGGTCGATGAAGCCGATTTGCGGACGGCCAAGCTCGGTGAGGCGGTGCCGGTCGCGATCGACGCCCTCGGAAGCGAATTGCAATCCAAGGTCGTGCAGATTGTTCCCGCAGCCGATCCGGCGAGTCGCAGCTTCATCGTAAAGCTGGAACTGCCTCCCGACGCGCGACTGCGTTCTGGCGTTTTTGGCCGCGCTCGCTTTCCGCGGGGACGCCATGACGCCGTGATTGTGCCGCGTGCAGCCGTCATTGAACGTGGACAAATCCAGGGAGTGTACGTGGTCGGGAAGGAGGGCCAGATTGAGCTTCGGTATGTGACGCTGGGACGTCTATCCGGCGCCGAAGTTGAGGTTCTCTCCGGGCTGTCGGGTGGAGAGCGCCTGATTGCATCGCACGGAGGCCGCGAACTTTCAGGAAAGAGGGTCGCGAATTGA
- a CDS encoding Crp/Fnr family transcriptional regulator — MPETKAERASLLARVPIFSDLSDAELKFLSDRAVNKRYAAGELIFGEGDPCSGLYIVESGAVRIFKTSAGGREQVLTVEQAGNSIAELPVFDGGAYPASAAAVDEAAILFISRSDFRALCLQHPEVALKVLRMVGLRLRRLVNIIEELSFTTVRHRLAALLMRFAHEAGHRSGSARFTLKANNQELASQIGTVRELVSRNLSRFQAAGLIQMDGKDVTIPDLAKLEAEVRSEE; from the coding sequence ATGCCCGAAACCAAGGCCGAACGCGCCTCCCTCCTGGCGCGCGTGCCGATTTTTTCCGATCTCTCTGATGCGGAACTGAAGTTTCTGTCGGACCGTGCGGTGAATAAGCGCTATGCGGCGGGCGAACTGATCTTTGGCGAAGGTGATCCCTGCTCCGGGCTGTACATCGTCGAATCGGGCGCGGTACGCATCTTCAAGACCTCTGCGGGCGGACGCGAGCAAGTGCTGACCGTTGAGCAGGCGGGCAACTCGATCGCGGAACTCCCGGTCTTCGACGGCGGGGCCTATCCGGCGTCGGCGGCGGCAGTCGACGAAGCAGCCATCCTATTCATCAGCCGCAGCGATTTTCGCGCCCTCTGCCTGCAGCATCCGGAGGTCGCGCTCAAGGTGTTGCGCATGGTCGGCCTGCGCCTGCGGCGGCTGGTCAACATCATCGAGGAACTTTCCTTCACCACCGTCCGCCACCGCCTGGCCGCGCTCCTGATGCGCTTCGCTCACGAAGCCGGACATCGCTCGGGCTCAGCACGGTTCACGCTCAAGGCCAACAACCAGGAATTGGCGTCGCAGATCGGCACCGTGCGCGAGCTGGTTTCGCGAAACCTCAGCCGCTTCCAAGCCGCAGGCCTCATCCAGATGGATGGCAAAGACGTAACCATACCCGACCTGGCAAAGCTTGAAGCCGAGGTCCGGTCCGAAGAATAG
- a CDS encoding efflux RND transporter permease subunit — translation MNNTLGAAGKIARAFIVSKLTPLMITAALLLGAFAIWQTPREEEPQIVVPMLDVFVQMPGASSAEVEQRVTIPMEKLMREVPGVEYIYSISQPGMSMVIVRFYVGQKEEDAIVRTYNKLYSNFDRIPPGVSQPVIKVRSIDDVPIMALTLWGKNYDSLALRRIAGEIENSIKQLDDVSETKIVGGMPHKARVVLDTERLAAYGLSPAQVAARLDSANQQARAGEFARDNREILVDAGRFLSSPEELQQVVVGVHGGKPVYLRDVQKIQNSLTEADNYVLFGNGAGSGDSRQYPAVTITVAKRKNTNASVIAERVQDKIDSLHGYLLPSDLNVTITRNYGETAKDKSNELLKHLLLATISVTLLIALALGWRESGVVLVAIPVTLALTLAIFYFFGYTLNRVTLFALIFSIGILVDDAIVVIENIVRHLRLPANAGRERIDIAVEAVDEVGNPTILATFAVIAAILPMAFVRGLMGPYMRPIPVGASAAMIFSLLVAFVISPWAALRLIGEHAAHHGAKHEAEGWTTRLYRRVMNPLIASGRNRALFFVAVVALLALAVLLIPLKLVRVKMLPFDNKSEFQVIVDMPDGTTLEQTTAAAQAMAARIVQEPEVANYQIYSGTSGPYNFNGLVRHYFLRSGTNQADIQVNLLPGKQRGAQSHDIARRVRPKLQAIARQFGARIKVAEVPPGPPVLQTLVAEVYGPDRRQQVDLARQVKDVFQSTPGVVDVDWYVQDPQDQYTFKVNLDKAALNGVSAADVARTMQIALHGGTAGLLHRPNAREDVPIEVRLSRSSRSGLDELRALKVPAGGGGMVAIGEITEVEKTTLTPFIYRKNLRPVVYVTGDVAGEEESPVYAIQKMKEAVGKIKLPAGYAIEQDMGTALPEHSERFAIKWDGEWHITVEVFRDLGLAFAAVLVLIYVLVVGWFGSFRTPLVIMAPIPLTLVGILPAHALLGAFFTATSMIGFIAGAGIIVRNSIILVDFIELRRKQGMSLEEAVVDAGAVRFRPMLLTAAAVVVGASVILFDPIFQGLALSLMAGEVASTVLSRMAVPVLYYISQRPGRGRGTLSSLKTAVVNVPEEVAP, via the coding sequence ATGAACAATACGCTGGGCGCCGCCGGCAAAATCGCGCGCGCCTTTATCGTCTCCAAGCTGACGCCGCTGATGATCACCGCTGCGCTGCTCCTGGGCGCGTTTGCGATCTGGCAGACGCCGCGAGAGGAAGAGCCGCAAATTGTCGTTCCAATGCTCGATGTCTTCGTGCAGATGCCAGGCGCTTCCTCGGCCGAAGTCGAGCAGCGCGTCACCATCCCGATGGAAAAGCTGATGCGGGAAGTGCCGGGCGTGGAATACATCTACTCGATCTCCCAGCCCGGCATGAGCATGGTGATTGTGCGTTTTTACGTCGGGCAGAAAGAGGAAGACGCGATCGTCCGCACGTACAACAAGCTGTACTCGAATTTCGATCGCATTCCGCCCGGTGTTTCCCAGCCGGTGATCAAGGTCCGTTCCATCGACGACGTCCCGATCATGGCACTCACGCTCTGGGGGAAGAACTACGATTCTTTGGCGCTTCGCCGCATTGCGGGTGAGATCGAGAATTCGATCAAGCAGCTCGACGACGTTTCGGAAACGAAAATCGTCGGCGGGATGCCGCACAAGGCGCGGGTCGTGCTCGACACGGAGCGACTGGCGGCGTATGGACTTTCACCGGCGCAAGTGGCAGCGCGATTGGACTCGGCCAATCAACAGGCGCGTGCCGGGGAGTTCGCCCGCGACAACCGCGAAATCCTGGTGGACGCAGGCCGTTTCCTATCCAGTCCAGAAGAATTGCAGCAGGTTGTTGTCGGCGTTCACGGGGGTAAGCCGGTTTACCTGCGAGACGTGCAGAAAATCCAGAACAGTCTCACCGAAGCGGACAACTACGTTCTCTTCGGTAATGGCGCCGGTTCAGGCGATTCCCGGCAATATCCCGCAGTCACGATCACCGTCGCCAAGCGCAAGAACACGAACGCCAGTGTCATTGCGGAACGTGTGCAAGACAAAATTGATTCTCTTCATGGTTACCTGCTGCCTTCCGACCTGAACGTCACCATCACACGGAACTACGGCGAGACCGCGAAAGATAAATCGAACGAGCTTTTGAAGCACTTGCTGCTGGCCACGATCTCGGTCACGCTGCTCATCGCGCTCGCGCTGGGGTGGCGCGAGTCGGGTGTGGTCCTGGTTGCGATTCCGGTGACACTGGCCCTCACCCTGGCAATTTTTTACTTCTTTGGCTACACGCTGAACCGCGTCACCCTGTTCGCCCTAATCTTTTCGATCGGCATTCTGGTGGACGACGCCATCGTCGTGATCGAAAACATCGTTCGCCATCTGCGTCTGCCGGCCAACGCGGGCCGGGAGAGAATCGATATAGCAGTGGAAGCGGTGGACGAGGTTGGCAATCCTACTATTCTTGCCACCTTCGCTGTGATTGCCGCAATCCTACCCATGGCGTTTGTCCGCGGCCTCATGGGGCCGTATATGCGACCCATCCCGGTGGGTGCTTCGGCGGCAATGATCTTTTCGCTGCTGGTCGCGTTCGTGATCTCGCCATGGGCAGCCCTGCGACTCATCGGCGAACACGCTGCCCACCATGGCGCCAAACACGAAGCCGAAGGCTGGACCACCCGCCTCTATCGGAGAGTGATGAACCCGCTGATAGCAAGCGGGCGCAATCGCGCGCTGTTTTTCGTCGCCGTAGTTGCGCTTCTTGCCCTGGCAGTACTGCTCATCCCACTGAAACTCGTTCGCGTCAAAATGCTGCCATTCGACAACAAAAGCGAATTCCAGGTCATCGTCGATATGCCGGACGGCACGACACTGGAGCAAACCACGGCGGCCGCGCAGGCAATGGCGGCGAGGATAGTGCAGGAACCCGAAGTCGCTAACTACCAGATCTATTCCGGCACCTCGGGACCGTACAACTTCAACGGTCTAGTGCGGCATTATTTCCTTCGCAGCGGCACAAACCAGGCAGACATACAGGTCAATTTACTGCCAGGCAAGCAGCGCGGCGCGCAATCGCACGATATCGCCCGGCGTGTTCGTCCGAAACTGCAAGCCATCGCGCGGCAATTCGGCGCTCGAATCAAGGTCGCCGAGGTGCCACCCGGGCCACCGGTTCTGCAAACGCTTGTTGCCGAGGTCTACGGTCCAGACCGCCGGCAACAGGTTGACCTCGCGCGCCAGGTCAAGGACGTCTTTCAGAGCACTCCCGGTGTGGTGGACGTTGATTGGTACGTTCAAGATCCCCAAGACCAGTACACGTTCAAAGTAAATCTCGACAAGGCGGCATTGAACGGCGTTTCCGCCGCCGACGTCGCCCGCACCATGCAGATCGCGCTCCACGGCGGCACCGCCGGTCTCCTGCATCGCCCGAATGCGCGCGAGGATGTTCCCATCGAGGTGCGCCTCTCCCGCAGCAGTCGTTCCGGGCTCGACGAATTGCGGGCTCTTAAAGTGCCCGCCGGCGGCGGGGGCATGGTTGCTATCGGCGAAATCACCGAGGTCGAGAAGACAACGCTCACGCCTTTCATCTACCGCAAGAACCTGCGTCCCGTGGTGTATGTCACAGGTGATGTCGCGGGCGAGGAAGAGAGCCCGGTCTATGCCATTCAGAAAATGAAGGAGGCCGTCGGCAAAATCAAACTGCCGGCGGGGTACGCGATTGAGCAGGACATGGGAACGGCGCTCCCAGAACACTCCGAACGTTTTGCCATAAAGTGGGACGGCGAGTGGCACATCACCGTTGAAGTATTTCGCGATCTCGGCTTGGCCTTCGCCGCCGTGCTCGTGCTGATTTACGTGCTCGTGGTCGGCTGGTTCGGATCCTTCCGAACGCCGCTGGTCATCATGGCGCCGATTCCTCTTACGCTGGTGGGAATCTTGCCGGCCCACGCCCTGCTGGGTGCGTTCTTCACCGCAACCTCGATGATCGGCTTCATCGCGGGCGCGGGTATCATCGTTCGCAATTCCATCATCCTGGTCGATTTTATTGAACTGCGTCGCAAGCAAGGCATGTCGCTGGAGGAAGCGGTCGTAGATGCCGGAGCCGTGCGCTTCCGTCCTATGCTGCTGACCGCCGCGGCTGTTGTTGTGGGCGCGAGTGTCATTCTCTTCGACCCCATCTTCCAAGGGCTCGCGCTTTCGCTGATGGCCGGTGAAGTGGCTTCCACCGTGCTTTCCCGCATGGCGGTTCCGGTGCTCTACTACATAAGCCAGCGCCCCGGCAGAGGAAGAGGCACGTTGTCATCGCTGAAAACCGCAGTAGTGAATGTTCCTGAGGAGGTCGCTCCATGA
- a CDS encoding DUF2892 domain-containing protein produces the protein MTIDRYLRLIAGSFVTLSVALGYWISPYFFLFTAFVGLNLFQSALTNWCPMMTFLRWLGVPERRSAAETAVKACCGQ, from the coding sequence ATGACCATTGATCGATACTTGCGCCTGATTGCCGGTTCATTTGTCACGCTGTCGGTGGCTTTGGGTTACTGGATCAGCCCGTACTTCTTCCTTTTTACAGCCTTCGTGGGTTTGAACTTGTTTCAGTCCGCTCTGACGAACTGGTGCCCGATGATGACATTCCTCCGATGGCTAGGAGTCCCGGAACGGCGTTCCGCAGCAGAAACTGCCGTGAAGGCGTGTTGCGGGCAATAG